One Nonomuraea angiospora DNA segment encodes these proteins:
- a CDS encoding LppX_LprAFG lipoprotein produces the protein MLKRTIGLTAAGAALVVAAVAGCGSNAQPIQVNLAASEVLAQAAQKTAEVSSYTVDAVVNVTHSQEGSGKVQGRMLYQSKPQLAVDLTLDTVDMGGRSLPGGVRAVLQGDTVYVKVEALKDLVGATKPWIKVPLSEMGDSSQVNDYLSKIQQFDLGNVTKLVTASKDVKSAGNESVNGTDTTHYAGTFPVDAAVQLLPADQQEQARTNLAELKDVKFDIWVASDGLPRKLALNGSKEGTTLDATLLFKGFNEPVTIETPPADQVGDIPKGTTN, from the coding sequence ATGCTGAAGCGCACGATAGGACTCACCGCGGCCGGTGCCGCGCTCGTCGTGGCGGCGGTCGCCGGTTGTGGATCGAACGCCCAGCCCATCCAGGTCAACCTGGCCGCCTCTGAGGTGCTCGCGCAGGCCGCGCAGAAGACGGCCGAGGTCAGCAGCTACACGGTCGACGCCGTGGTGAACGTCACCCACTCGCAGGAGGGCTCGGGCAAGGTGCAGGGGCGCATGCTCTACCAGAGCAAGCCCCAGCTCGCCGTGGACCTCACCCTGGACACCGTCGACATGGGCGGCAGGAGCCTGCCGGGCGGCGTGCGCGCCGTGCTGCAGGGCGACACCGTCTACGTCAAGGTGGAGGCGCTCAAGGACCTCGTGGGCGCGACCAAGCCCTGGATCAAGGTGCCGCTCAGCGAGATGGGCGACTCCTCGCAGGTGAACGACTACCTGAGCAAGATCCAGCAGTTCGACCTGGGCAACGTGACCAAGCTCGTCACGGCTTCGAAGGACGTGAAGTCGGCCGGCAACGAGAGCGTCAACGGCACGGACACCACGCACTACGCCGGCACGTTCCCGGTGGACGCGGCCGTGCAGCTGCTCCCCGCCGACCAGCAGGAGCAGGCGCGTACGAACCTGGCGGAGCTCAAGGACGTCAAGTTCGACATCTGGGTGGCCTCCGACGGCCTGCCGCGCAAGCTCGCGCTGAACGGCTCCAAGGAGGGCACCACGCTCGACGCCACCCTGCTCTTCAAGGGCTTCAACGAGCCGGTCACCATCGAGACCCCGCCCGCTGACCAGGTCGGAGACATCCCCAAGGGCACGACCAACTGA
- the rplJ gene encoding 50S ribosomal protein L10, with product MARADKATAVAELKSEFEGSAAAVLTEYRGLTVAQLKELRKSLGENAKFAVAKNTLTKIAATEAGFSGLDDLLTGPTAIAFVNGDVVEAAKGLRDFAKANPLLVIKGGVLEGKTLDATEITKLADLESREVLLAKLAGALKAKQSAAAAVFAALPTQMAQLAEALRAKREEPGE from the coding sequence ATGGCGAGGGCGGATAAGGCGACAGCGGTTGCCGAGCTCAAGAGTGAGTTCGAGGGCAGCGCTGCCGCCGTTCTGACCGAGTACCGCGGTCTCACCGTCGCGCAGCTCAAGGAGCTGCGTAAGTCTCTCGGTGAGAATGCGAAGTTCGCCGTGGCGAAGAACACCCTGACCAAGATCGCGGCCACCGAGGCCGGTTTCTCTGGTCTGGATGACCTGCTCACCGGTCCGACCGCGATCGCCTTCGTCAACGGCGACGTTGTCGAGGCCGCCAAGGGTCTGCGTGACTTCGCCAAGGCCAATCCCCTTCTGGTGATCAAGGGCGGTGTCCTCGAGGGCAAGACGCTCGACGCCACCGAGATCACCAAGCTCGCCGACCTCGAGTCCCGCGAGGTCCTCCTCGCGAAGCTTGCTGGCGCGCTCAAGGCGAAGCAGAGCGCTGCCGCTGCTGTGTTCGCCGCGCTGCCCACGCAGATGGCTCAGCTGGCCGAAGCCCTGCGCGCGAAGCGCGAAGAGCCGGGCGAGTAG
- the rplL gene encoding 50S ribosomal protein L7/L12 — MAKLSTDELLDAFKEMTLLELSEFVKQFEEVFDVKAAAPVAVAAAPVAGGGAEAPAAEEQDEFDVILEAAGDKKIQVIKEIRALTSLGLKEAKDLVDGAPKPVFDGKVNKEQAEKAKAALEGAGATVTVK; from the coding sequence ATGGCGAAGCTCAGCACCGACGAGCTGCTCGACGCGTTCAAGGAGATGACCCTCCTCGAGCTGTCCGAGTTCGTGAAGCAGTTCGAAGAGGTCTTCGACGTCAAGGCCGCCGCCCCCGTCGCGGTCGCCGCCGCCCCCGTCGCCGGTGGTGGCGCCGAGGCTCCGGCCGCCGAGGAGCAGGACGAGTTCGACGTCATCCTCGAGGCCGCCGGCGACAAGAAGATCCAGGTCATCAAGGAGATCCGCGCCCTCACGTCCCTGGGCCTCAAGGAGGCCAAGGACCTGGTGGACGGCGCTCCCAAGCCCGTCTTCGACGGCAAGGTCAACAAGGAGCAGGCGGAGAAGGCCAAGGCTGCCCTCGAGGGCGCCGGCGCCACCGTGACCGTCAAGTAA
- a CDS encoding glycosyltransferase family 39 protein, translated as MVTDAKSRWALTALLIGTGVLYIWGLGASGWANSFYSAAVQAGSRSWTAFFFGSSDAANAITVDKTPASLWPMALSVRLFGLDSWAVLIPQALMGVGTVALVYASVRRLTNVWAGLLAGVAMALTPVAVLMFRFNNPDALLVLLLTAAGYCVVRAQERGATRWLVLAGTAIGFAFLAKMLQAFLVLPGFALVYLVTAPVPFWRRMWQLSLAGVAMVVSAGWWVLAVALVPASERPYIGGSQTNSVLELALGYNGIGRLNGGDYGGLGNLNQQAGWLRLFDTEAGGQISWLLPAALVLLAAVTWVTRRAPRVDPVRAAVWVWGSWLIVTGLVFSLMQGIFHAYYTVALAPAIAVLVGMGAAVLWERRAYRALAVITAGTAVWSYVLLSRSAEWNSWLGVVVLVAGLGAALAMLFARRALVVVAVAVVACLASLAGPAAYAVDTAASAHTGAIPTAGPSTGGFGRGFGGFRAGGPAGGGRQFRGMPGNGWSPGGQAFQAPPGGRGMGRGGMGGLLNAGTPAAELTALLKTDASAYTWVAATVGSNNAAGYQLAAGQPVMAVGGFNGTDPAPTFERFKQYVAEKKIHYFIGTGMGMGARGTGGSDDAARIAAWVQESFTATTVGGTTVFDLTRP; from the coding sequence GTGGTTACCGATGCGAAGTCCCGTTGGGCGCTGACCGCCCTGCTCATAGGCACCGGAGTGCTCTACATCTGGGGTCTCGGCGCCTCCGGATGGGCGAATTCGTTCTATTCGGCGGCCGTCCAGGCGGGCAGCCGGAGCTGGACCGCGTTCTTCTTCGGGTCCTCCGACGCCGCGAACGCGATAACCGTCGACAAGACGCCCGCCTCCTTGTGGCCGATGGCGCTCAGCGTGCGGTTGTTCGGGCTCGATTCCTGGGCCGTTCTCATTCCTCAGGCGCTCATGGGCGTGGGCACGGTGGCGCTGGTGTACGCGTCCGTGCGCAGGTTGACCAACGTGTGGGCCGGGCTGCTGGCCGGGGTCGCGATGGCGTTGACGCCGGTGGCCGTGTTGATGTTCAGGTTCAACAACCCCGACGCGCTGCTGGTGCTGCTGCTGACGGCCGCCGGGTACTGCGTGGTGCGGGCGCAGGAACGCGGGGCTACGCGGTGGCTGGTGCTGGCGGGGACGGCGATCGGGTTCGCGTTCCTGGCGAAGATGTTGCAGGCGTTCCTGGTGCTGCCGGGGTTCGCCCTGGTCTATCTCGTCACGGCGCCGGTGCCGTTCTGGCGGCGGATGTGGCAGTTGTCGCTGGCGGGTGTGGCCATGGTGGTCTCGGCCGGGTGGTGGGTGCTGGCGGTGGCGCTGGTGCCGGCCTCCGAGCGGCCGTACATCGGGGGTTCCCAGACCAACAGCGTGCTGGAGCTGGCGCTCGGCTACAACGGGATCGGGCGGCTCAACGGCGGTGACTACGGCGGGCTGGGCAACCTGAACCAGCAGGCCGGGTGGCTGCGGCTGTTCGACACCGAGGCGGGCGGGCAGATCTCCTGGCTGCTTCCGGCGGCGCTGGTGCTGCTGGCCGCCGTCACGTGGGTGACCCGGCGGGCGCCGCGGGTCGATCCGGTCCGGGCCGCCGTCTGGGTCTGGGGGAGCTGGCTGATCGTGACCGGGCTGGTCTTCAGCCTGATGCAGGGCATCTTCCACGCGTACTACACCGTCGCCCTGGCTCCGGCGATCGCGGTGCTCGTGGGCATGGGGGCGGCCGTCCTGTGGGAGCGGCGGGCGTACCGGGCGCTGGCGGTGATCACGGCGGGGACGGCCGTGTGGTCGTACGTGCTGCTGTCGCGCAGCGCGGAGTGGAACTCCTGGCTGGGCGTGGTCGTGCTGGTGGCGGGGCTGGGGGCGGCCCTGGCGATGTTGTTCGCGCGGCGGGCCCTGGTCGTGGTGGCCGTCGCCGTGGTGGCGTGCCTGGCGTCCTTGGCGGGTCCGGCGGCGTACGCGGTGGACACGGCCGCGTCCGCGCACACCGGGGCCATCCCGACGGCCGGACCCTCCACCGGTGGCTTCGGCAGGGGGTTCGGCGGGTTCAGGGCCGGCGGGCCCGCAGGTGGCGGCCGGCAGTTCCGCGGGATGCCCGGGAACGGCTGGTCGCCGGGCGGTCAGGCGTTCCAGGCGCCGCCCGGTGGCCGGGGGATGGGGCGTGGCGGCATGGGCGGGCTGCTCAACGCGGGCACTCCGGCCGCCGAGCTGACCGCGCTGCTGAAGACGGACGCCTCCGCGTACACGTGGGTGGCGGCGACGGTGGGCTCCAACAACGCGGCCGGCTACCAGCTCGCCGCCGGACAGCCGGTGATGGCGGTGGGCGGCTTCAACGGCACCGACCCCGCGCCGACGTTCGAGCGGTTCAAGCAGTACGTCGCCGAGAAGAAGATCCATTACTTCATCGGCACGGGGATGGGGATGGGCGCTCGCGGCACGGGCGGCAGCGACGACGCGGCCAGGATCGCGGCCTGGGTGCAGGAGAGCTTCACCGCCACCACCGTCGGGGGGACGACGGTCTTCGACCTCACCCGGCCGTGA
- a CDS encoding nuclear transport factor 2 family protein, with product MSIEEIVTAYHAAMLHKSADELADLYAEDALHEFPFGGLAPFKGREEIRAAYRAMWGALPFKPDEVRRVSLHQATDPEVVLVEQDTFVTVAGQSITVPGLLVLRIRDGRIIHTRDYMDTGAVTQVRAAAASLTAG from the coding sequence ATGTCCATCGAAGAGATCGTCACCGCCTACCACGCGGCCATGCTCCACAAGTCCGCCGACGAACTGGCCGACCTCTACGCGGAGGACGCGCTGCACGAGTTCCCGTTCGGGGGGCTGGCGCCGTTCAAGGGGAGGGAGGAGATCCGCGCCGCATACCGGGCGATGTGGGGCGCGCTGCCGTTCAAGCCCGACGAGGTACGGCGCGTCTCGCTCCACCAGGCGACCGACCCGGAGGTCGTGCTGGTGGAGCAGGACACGTTCGTCACGGTCGCCGGGCAGTCGATCACCGTCCCGGGCCTCCTCGTGCTCAGGATCAGGGACGGCCGGATCATCCACACCCGGGACTACATGGACACCGGCGCCGTCACCCAGGTCCGCGCCGCCGCCGCCTCCCTCACGGCCGGGTGA